The following DNA comes from Kitasatospora sp. NBC_01287.
CCCGCCGAAGTCGGCTATGCAGCACGGCTGCTGCGCCTTCGCGAGGCCGGCGCCATGTTCACCTGCGGATGGAACCGCGACGAATCCGGACTGAGGAGCCAGCAGTGATCATCCGTATCGAAGCCGACGCCTGGCGCCCCGACCAGCGTGCCGACCACCGCAGTGGCAGCAGGCTCACCCCCGGCCAGATCGTCATCTGGGACCGCAAGCCCTACCGCGTCGTCGAGACCCGCGAACGTGACCCGTTCGACTGGGACGACACCGTCCGCGACACCTGGGTTGACCACGGCTGCCCCGAACCTGCCACCTGGCCGTACCGGCCGCTCGTCCTGGTTCTGCGCGACGTTGACCAGCCCGAGGCGAAGCCCCTGCACCTGTCCGGCTCCGCGTCGATCATGTGGCGGACCCTGCCCGAGCACTACTCGGTCTGCCGTCTGTGCGGTGAACTCCCGCCCTGCCAGCACGTGCACAACGAGAAGATCGCCGAACGCGCCGAGGAACACTTCGAGAAGCAGATGGCCATCATGCCCGGGTCCTGCCACGGCTGCCGCGAACCCATCACCAGCCGGCAGAAGTTCCACCGGTTCGACGGCCCGAACCTGATTCGGCCCGACCTCGGTGACGGCTCCGCCATGTTCCACCTGCGCGGGTCGTGCCGCCACGAACTGCAGGCGTACGACAAGCGGTGGGCGGCAGCCGTACCCGGCCGGCGTCGTGGCTTCTACTGCGAAGGCCACCTCAGCCACCACTTCGACGACAGCAAGACCTGCACCGACGTGGACTGTCCGAGCGTCGACGTGGAGCACCGCTACCAGGAGTGGCACTGGCCGCGCGGGCAAGGCAAGTGGACCGGCTGCTGGTGCGTGTCCGGCGACCTGACGGCCCAGTTGGAGCGGGACTTCGGCACGGGGGAGCAGCGATGATCGAGGCCCCGGCTGATGTCCTGCGCCGAGCAATCGCCGTTCTCCGGGCCGTGGATGACGTCTGCCAGCAGCGTGGCTGCGGCTGCCCCGAGGAGCTTCACGTCGCTGACGCCGACGGCGCGCCCTGGTGCAAGGACTGCTACGACCAGCACTCCTATGCGCCAGCAGTGGCTGAGGACGTGCCGAAGCGCCTTCGTGGGCCACTGACGGAACTCCTCGACTGGGCTACGCGCTCCTTCGACGCCAACCGGCAGGCCGCCGAACACGTATGGGCCGGGACCGACGACGCGGGACAGAAGGAGCGCGACGAGTTCATCGCGAAAGGGCCGTCCGGCGGCCCTGAGGCCGTGGTCGTTGCGCGGGCCATCCTCGACCTCGCTGCGGTGGATGGCGAGTTGCTCGCCTCGTCCTGATCGTCTCGGGGTGTGTCCGGCCGCGGCGAACCCCACCAGCCGCCCGGTGCGAAGTTGGAACGCCGTAGCGGCCCGTTCTCGCCTCGCAGGCTCCCGGGCTTCCTCCGGCCCGGGTTCGGCCGCCTGAGGGCCCGCCACGGGCCGGGGCGGGGCTGCTGGGCCGGACAGCAGGAAGCCCCCTCGACGTGAGGGGGCCTTGGGAACGCCACGGGCTACTCGGCAACCACGGTCCCGCCGACCGCCCTGCCGTCACGCACCAGCAGAGTCAACGGCCGCACCGGATAGTCCTCCTCGACGGCGCCCGAGCCAGCACCGACAGTCTCAGCCGAATGCGCCCACGGCCAGCCCTTCTCGACATCCTCCGGGTAGGCGCGTACCCACAGGTGGCCGTCGGCGGCGAGGACGAGGTCGCCAGGCTGCCAGGGGAGGGTGGGCTGAGTCATTGCTGCTCCTTCGGTCGGATGGGGTAAGCCTGGCATGGCGGACCGACAACGGGTCAGGGGCCGTCGGGCTCGGCGGGGCCGGGGGCCTTGGTGCGGCGGCCTGATCCGCCGGGGTTGGTGCTTCGGGAGGCGCCGCGGGCGATCCCTGAGGCGCGTTCGGGCTTCACGCCGAGGTGGGGCGCGATGTCGGTGTAGGACATGCCGGCCTCGTGGAGCGCCAAGACGTCCTGCTGGCGGAGCTGCCTCAGCCACTTCTGCAGGTCGGGCACGGCGTTCAGCGCGTCGGTGAGCAGCTTGGCGCGTTCGAGGGTGCCGGGGTCTTTGGTCAGGTCGGCGAGTGCTTCGAAGGGTGGCGGCGGCGTGTCCATGTGGAGAGTGTAGCGGGTACCCGCTTGACATTAATAGCGGGTACCCGCTAATCTTTGAGTGTCGGAACACCGCCCAGCGGCAGACCGGCAACAACTCCACAGAGAGCGATCAGTGAGCAGGGAGCTGCCCGCGCTACCACCGTGAGCCGAGAGGCAAAGCGACGCGCAGGGAAGCCGTGACCGCCGCACAGCGGGGGACAGCGGATAACTGGCAGCCAACGCTTACGCACAACGTGACCGAGTAGGCCGGGCTGAGACCTGGACGGACGACCTGGACCTGATCGCCCTCTGCGGACCGCGCACCGCCAACGAGGAGGCCGGCATGAGCAACTGGGGCAGCATCACCAGGGAACGGACCAGCACCGTCGGCTTCTACAACGTTTCTCGCTGGGTGCCCGCCCGTGACCTCAAGTCCAGCGACCGGTTCATCACCGGCGGACCCACCCCCGACCTGCACGCCTGTCCCGGCTCGGCGTCGTACGGCGTGCACCGCTTCGGCCACTGGGTCGGGCAGGGCGACGGCACTGCGGCGCTCATCGACGCCCGAGGCCACCACTGCGGGATCTACGGGCCGGACGAGTTGATCCCGCTCACCGACGACTGCCCCAACGCGCGCTGACCATCCCGCCCGGCTGCCCCGGCGGCTGGGCCCCTCTCACCGTAAGGAGTCTCGATGTCCGACCTCGGCACCACTCCGCTCCGGCAATCCCTGCACGACGCCATCAACCGCTACGAAGCGCAGATCGCCGGCATCTCCGACTGCTTCGACTCCTTCACCGCCGATGCGATCCGCCACGAAGCCGAGGTCATCGCCGATAGCTCGAACAGCCAGTTGGCCGC
Coding sequences within:
- a CDS encoding sigma-70 family RNA polymerase sigma factor, yielding MDTPPPPFEALADLTKDPGTLERAKLLTDALNAVPDLQKWLRQLRQQDVLALHEAGMSYTDIAPHLGVKPERASGIARGASRSTNPGGSGRRTKAPGPAEPDGP